The Microcoleus sp. FACHB-672 genome window below encodes:
- a CDS encoding chemotaxis protein CheC, with the protein MNLTANQIDALQELVNIGVGQAAGVLNEMIESHIRLQIPFVKILLPVELQQQLEGRVNGQRISAVGLGFTGSFTGLAQLVFPADSADLLAAMLSGEELGTPDLDLVKIGTLSEVGNIVINGVMGSISNVLEQRLDYSLPTYTEGTVELLLNSGSLTSKAVVLLAQTRFIIERLHIEGDVILLFNVASFDALLAAIDRVVREP; encoded by the coding sequence ATGAACTTGACAGCTAACCAAATTGATGCATTACAGGAACTCGTCAACATTGGGGTTGGCCAAGCGGCAGGCGTTTTAAATGAGATGATCGAATCTCACATTCGCTTGCAAATTCCTTTTGTGAAAATTCTGTTGCCGGTGGAGTTACAACAACAGCTTGAAGGTCGTGTTAATGGACAGCGTATCTCTGCAGTTGGGCTTGGCTTCACCGGCTCGTTTACTGGCTTAGCTCAGTTAGTTTTTCCCGCAGACAGTGCCGATCTTTTGGCAGCCATGCTCAGTGGCGAGGAATTGGGAACCCCCGACCTTGATTTAGTGAAAATTGGTACGCTGAGTGAAGTGGGAAACATTGTGATCAATGGGGTCATGGGTTCAATTAGCAATGTGCTTGAGCAACGTCTTGACTACTCACTTCCGACCTACACAGAAGGAACGGTTGAACTGCTTCTGAATTCTGGGAGTTTGACCTCTAAAGCCGTTGTTTTATTGGCTCAGACCCGTTTTATTATCGAGCGACTTCACATTGAAGGAGATGTCATCCTCCTTTTTAATGTGGCTTCCTTTGATGCCTTACTGGCTGCTATTGATCGGGTTGTTAGGGAGCCATGA
- a CDS encoding response regulator, which translates to MTLILIIEDAWFTRRAIGKILQQSGYETLEAENGRQGLEIAASRPDIDCILLDLLMPEVDGWGVLKALREKQSRLPVIVLTADIQESTRQQCLELGAFTVINKPPKPEELRQVLQTALSASEESQS; encoded by the coding sequence ATGACCTTAATTCTCATTATCGAAGATGCTTGGTTTACCCGCAGGGCGATCGGCAAAATTTTACAACAGTCAGGTTACGAGACGCTGGAGGCTGAAAATGGACGCCAAGGGCTGGAGATAGCTGCAAGCCGGCCAGACATCGACTGTATCCTGCTAGACCTGTTAATGCCAGAGGTGGACGGTTGGGGCGTTCTCAAAGCGCTACGTGAAAAGCAGTCACGGTTGCCGGTCATCGTGCTAACTGCAGACATCCAAGAAAGCACTCGCCAACAATGCTTAGAACTCGGTGCGTTCACAGTCATTAACAAACCTCCCAAACCGGAGGAACTGCGCCAGGTTCTTCAAACCGCTTTAAGCGCCAGCGAGGAAAGCCAGTCATGA
- the hpsP gene encoding hormogonium polysaccharide biosynthesis glycosyltransferase HpsP yields the protein MRILQIIPSISLVYGGPSQMVLGLSAALAGKGIEVTILTTNSNGDVGQPPLDVPLNRPVEQNGYQVYYFPCAPFRRYKFSLDLLRWLSRHAKAFDLAHIHALFSPVSTAAATVARTRNLPYILRPLGTLDPADLQKKKQLKRVYAALFERPNLAGAAAIHFTSQQEAKISERFGLITQDLVIPLGVNFNKNRINNQQFNNLKLTSPLLLFMSRIDPKKGLDLLLPALEKILAEGLNFHFILSGNNPQDPEYEAKIQKEIANSSLAKHTTVTGFVSGNFKAALLEKAEIFVLPSYYENFGIAVAEAMAAGTPVVISDQVHIWEDVQQAEAGWVCSCKVAALTDTLRLALKDANERERRGLNAQNYALKYYNWETIAQQTIQAYEQILANKN from the coding sequence ATGCGAATTCTGCAAATCATCCCTTCAATTTCTCTAGTCTACGGGGGTCCCAGTCAAATGGTGCTAGGACTTTCCGCAGCACTTGCCGGCAAAGGAATTGAAGTAACCATTCTCACCACCAATTCTAACGGAGATGTGGGTCAGCCACCGCTAGATGTACCATTAAACCGACCAGTAGAACAAAATGGTTATCAGGTGTATTATTTTCCCTGTGCTCCGTTTCGGCGTTACAAATTTTCTCTTGACTTGCTGCGTTGGCTAAGCCGGCACGCAAAAGCCTTTGATCTTGCCCATATTCATGCCTTATTTTCGCCGGTGAGTACGGCTGCGGCAACAGTGGCGAGAACTAGAAATTTACCTTATATTTTGCGTCCTTTAGGCACTCTTGATCCTGCTGATCTACAAAAGAAAAAGCAGCTAAAGCGTGTTTATGCAGCCTTGTTTGAACGGCCTAATTTAGCCGGGGCTGCTGCTATTCATTTCACCAGTCAACAGGAAGCTAAGATTTCAGAACGATTTGGTTTAATCACACAGGATTTAGTAATTCCTTTGGGAGTTAACTTTAACAAAAATAGAATTAATAATCAACAATTTAATAATTTAAAATTAACCAGCCCTTTACTGCTTTTCATGTCCAGAATCGATCCTAAAAAAGGACTAGATTTACTGTTGCCGGCTCTAGAAAAAATCCTCGCTGAAGGATTGAATTTTCACTTTATTTTATCCGGAAATAACCCCCAAGATCCTGAGTATGAGGCTAAAATTCAGAAAGAAATAGCAAACTCCTCCCTTGCCAAACACACGACAGTAACCGGCTTTGTTTCTGGTAATTTTAAAGCGGCTTTGCTAGAAAAGGCTGAGATTTTTGTTTTGCCTTCTTATTACGAAAACTTTGGAATTGCAGTAGCAGAAGCGATGGCTGCAGGAACGCCGGTGGTTATTTCCGATCAAGTGCATATTTGGGAGGATGTGCAGCAAGCAGAAGCCGGCTGGGTGTGTTCCTGTAAGGTGGCAGCGCTTACTGATACGCTAAGATTAGCGTTAAAGGATGCAAATGAGCGCGAACGGCGAGGATTAAACGCTCAGAATTATGCTTTAAAGTATTATAATTGGGAGACAATTGCCCAACAAACAATTCAAGCTTACGAGCAAATTTTAGCGAATAAAAATTAG
- a CDS encoding PAS domain S-box protein, with amino-acid sequence MKAILPNYLTNLGQTPAERQEIQKVRKQFLQKIVGGLGLATFTLIVIGGVCYQSITQLVKTNESLDETFAVIKQLDNVLSQMKDAETGQRGYIITGNESYLEPYISATSSVFKEVETLQSLRNNTLNKQQSLRLLESLVNSKLAELKQTIELRREQGFGPAMQVVAMNEGKQIMDQIREIVNDLENEHKQLLKQQQQQAKTAANRAIITFSVGILLNIGIVFWIYNIIYLQIKDRNQTEETLQKERDYTAFIIQKTPAMILGVTPDGVTKFINPAVAQITEYSSEELVGQNWAQKFKLGNDSQQIQELFGSYERENLRDSEMVLTSRSGEKRTITWKSLYRFDENNNLIEIVAFGNDISYRVRSEEIRKGAELLQLVLDNIPQSILWKDRNSVYLGCNQNWCEIVGISSPEKIVGKTDYDLWSQEVADEFTAQDLRVMELNRPELHDIQRRIQADGDEIWLDINRLPIHDMEGKVIGILTTIEDITERKQAEEALRQNMQILDLASDAIIIRSLDDQIVYWNQGAEQLYGWTKQEVSGQYIHTFLQTVFPQPIEEVLAIFLREGQWEGELIHTKLDGTKIIVGSRWTLQRDELGQPIAMLEINSDITERKQALNALRESEVREREKAQQLEQTLHQLQKTQSQLIQTEKMSSLGQLVAGVAHEINNPVNFIYGNLVHADEYTQNLLNLLNLYQQHYPKPPADIEAETEAIDLDFLVEDLPKMLSSMKVGADRIRQIVLSLRNFSRLDEADMKEVDIHEGIDSTLLILQNRLKAKSDSAGIELIKNYGNLPLVECYVGQLNQVFMNILTNAIDALDQNSNQASARGNQNNCGTITIRTERQSPDTVTVSISDNGPGMTEDVKARLFDPFFTTKPIGQGTGLGLAISYEIITEKHRGTLKCESKPGMGTEFLIDIPVRQAQSLSGS; translated from the coding sequence ATGAAAGCAATACTACCAAACTATCTAACTAATCTAGGACAAACACCCGCTGAGCGACAGGAGATTCAAAAAGTTCGTAAACAATTCTTGCAGAAGATTGTTGGCGGCTTAGGATTGGCAACCTTTACTTTAATCGTCATTGGGGGAGTCTGTTACCAGAGCATTACCCAACTTGTTAAAACAAATGAGTCATTGGACGAAACGTTTGCAGTTATTAAACAGCTTGATAACGTCCTTTCTCAAATGAAAGACGCAGAAACAGGGCAACGGGGCTACATAATAACAGGAAATGAGTCATATTTAGAACCCTATATTTCTGCTACTTCCAGTGTTTTCAAAGAAGTTGAAACTCTCCAGTCTTTGAGGAATAACACTCTTAACAAACAGCAAAGCTTAAGGCTTTTAGAGTCTTTAGTTAACAGTAAATTAGCGGAATTAAAGCAGACAATTGAGTTACGCAGAGAGCAGGGATTTGGGCCGGCAATGCAAGTCGTCGCCATGAACGAGGGAAAACAAATAATGGATCAAATTCGAGAAATTGTTAATGATTTAGAAAATGAACATAAACAATTATTAAAGCAGCAACAACAGCAAGCAAAAACTGCTGCCAACAGAGCTATCATTACATTTTCTGTCGGAATATTATTGAACATAGGAATTGTTTTCTGGATTTACAATATAATTTATTTGCAGATTAAAGACCGTAACCAAACAGAAGAAACTCTCCAAAAGGAACGCGATTATACAGCTTTTATTATTCAAAAAACTCCAGCAATGATTTTGGGGGTAACGCCCGATGGAGTAACAAAATTTATCAATCCGGCTGTTGCACAGATTACAGAGTATTCATCTGAAGAATTAGTTGGGCAGAACTGGGCACAAAAATTCAAGTTGGGTAATGACTCTCAACAAATTCAGGAATTGTTTGGGAGTTATGAGCGGGAAAATTTGCGCGACAGCGAGATGGTTTTAACAAGTCGGAGTGGGGAAAAACGAACAATTACTTGGAAATCTCTATATCGTTTTGATGAAAATAATAACTTAATCGAAATTGTTGCATTTGGTAACGATATCAGCTATAGAGTCCGCTCTGAAGAAATTCGTAAAGGCGCGGAACTGCTGCAACTGGTACTCGATAATATTCCCCAATCTATTCTTTGGAAAGACCGCAATTCGGTTTACTTAGGTTGCAACCAAAATTGGTGTGAAATTGTTGGGATTAGCAGCCCAGAAAAAATTGTTGGGAAGACAGATTATGATTTATGGTCTCAGGAAGTGGCAGACGAATTCACAGCACAAGATCTCCGGGTAATGGAGCTGAATCGGCCAGAACTGCACGATATTCAACGCAGAATACAAGCTGATGGTGATGAAATATGGCTAGATATTAATCGATTGCCGATTCATGATATGGAAGGGAAAGTTATCGGCATTTTAACAACGATTGAAGACATCACCGAACGCAAACAAGCTGAAGAAGCTTTGCGACAGAATATGCAAATACTGGATTTAGCGAGTGACGCCATCATTATTCGGAGTTTGGATGACCAGATCGTTTATTGGAATCAGGGTGCTGAACAGTTGTACGGTTGGACAAAACAAGAAGTGTCGGGGCAGTATATCCATACTTTCTTGCAAACAGTTTTTCCCCAACCCATCGAGGAAGTATTAGCGATATTTCTGCGTGAAGGGCAATGGGAAGGTGAACTGATTCACACCAAGCTTGACGGTACGAAAATCATCGTGGGAAGCCGCTGGACTTTGCAACGGGATGAATTGGGGCAACCTATAGCAATGCTGGAAATTAACAGTGATATTACTGAACGCAAGCAGGCACTGAATGCTTTGCGAGAATCGGAAGTCCGCGAACGAGAAAAAGCCCAACAATTGGAGCAAACTTTACATCAATTACAAAAGACCCAATCCCAATTAATACAGACTGAAAAAATGTCTAGTTTAGGTCAATTAGTAGCAGGGGTTGCTCATGAGATTAATAATCCCGTTAATTTCATTTACGGGAATCTTGTCCACGCTGATGAATATACTCAAAACTTGCTCAACTTGCTGAATCTGTACCAGCAGCACTATCCCAAGCCGCCGGCTGACATCGAAGCGGAAACTGAAGCCATTGATCTTGATTTTCTTGTTGAAGACTTGCCTAAAATGCTGTCTTCTATGAAAGTGGGGGCAGATCGGATTCGTCAGATTGTCCTTTCCCTACGGAATTTTTCGCGGCTGGATGAAGCCGACATGAAAGAAGTTGATATTCACGAAGGAATTGACAGCACCCTATTAATTTTGCAAAACCGGCTCAAGGCTAAGTCAGATAGTGCCGGCATTGAACTGATTAAAAATTATGGAAATTTGCCCTTGGTAGAGTGTTATGTCGGGCAATTAAATCAGGTATTTATGAACATTCTCACCAATGCCATTGACGCACTCGATCAAAACAGCAATCAGGCTTCTGCTAGAGGAAATCAGAATAATTGTGGCACAATTACGATTCGGACTGAAAGGCAAAGCCCCGATACTGTTACTGTGAGTATTTCAGATAATGGCCCTGGCATGACAGAAGACGTTAAGGCGCGTCTTTTTGATCCCTTCTTCACAACCAAGCCAATCGGTCAGGGAACCGGCTTGGGGTTAGCAATTAGCTACGAAATTATAACGGAAAAACACAGAGGAACGCTGAAGTGTGAGTCGAAACCCGGCATGGGAACAGAGTTCTTAATTGACATTCCGGTACGGCAAGCTCAATCATTATCAGGTTCTTAA
- a CDS encoding GNAT family N-acetyltransferase: MIFSNLLRGDRIRLTALTSKDLTTVAGWHEDADFLRMVDARPATPQTEELLTQWLEERHKATDAFVLAMRGKSSDDLIGVIEFEGILWTHQVSWMSIAIGNRSNWGKGYGYDAMQLALVFAFDELNLYRVQLTVFSYNERAIALYEKLGFHREGVYRQFLQRDGKRYDMYLYGLLRPEWENVKIH; the protein is encoded by the coding sequence ATGATATTTTCAAATCTATTGCGGGGTGATCGAATTCGACTCACTGCTTTAACATCAAAGGATCTCACCACCGTTGCCGGCTGGCATGAAGATGCTGACTTTTTACGCATGGTAGATGCGCGTCCAGCAACTCCTCAAACTGAGGAATTGCTAACACAATGGTTAGAAGAACGGCACAAAGCAACAGATGCTTTTGTTTTGGCAATGCGAGGTAAAAGTAGCGATGATTTAATTGGGGTTATTGAATTTGAAGGAATTCTCTGGACGCATCAAGTGAGTTGGATGAGCATTGCAATTGGCAATCGTAGTAATTGGGGCAAAGGTTATGGTTATGACGCTATGCAACTTGCCCTTGTATTCGCTTTTGATGAACTGAATTTATATCGGGTACAACTAACCGTTTTTAGCTACAACGAACGTGCAATTGCTTTGTATGAAAAGTTGGGTTTTCACCGTGAAGGTGTCTACCGGCAATTTTTACAGCGCGACGGCAAGCGCTATGATATGTATTTGTATGGACTCTTGCGCCCAGAATGGGAAAACGTCAAAATTCACTAA
- the hpsO gene encoding hormogonium polysaccharide biosynthesis glycosyltransferase HpsO produces MRILVASHTYIVDLNREKLRILANLEPGIEVTVVVPRRWKPGGVQNQTVETQFLDEGSFKVVPVSNFSKNHQGLLTFGADLVQLLRRFQPDIIQVEQGSRSLAYAQLITLNRLLGLNAKNLFFTWWNLPYHLKWPISQLEAYNLRHTHGLIAGNQDGAEILRGRGYQGAVQVMPQLGVDETLFQHQPQTELRHNLNIQPNDFVVGFVGRFVEEKGLLTLAKALTDLQNFPWKWLLVGRGELQQTLMEWATENNLQNRLIWVETVPHDQVYQYINLMNVLVLSSETTNKFKTLTAAGWKEQFGHVLIEAMACQVPVIGSNSGEIPHVIGEAGLVFPEGNAEALKNCLSQIINQPELAKSLSQKGCKRVKKNYTNKALAQQLLEFYKELI; encoded by the coding sequence ATGAGAATTTTAGTTGCCAGCCACACTTATATTGTTGACCTCAACCGTGAGAAATTGCGAATTTTAGCTAATTTGGAACCGGGGATTGAGGTGACAGTTGTGGTGCCGCGCCGGTGGAAACCAGGGGGTGTGCAAAACCAGACGGTTGAGACGCAATTTCTTGATGAAGGGTCTTTTAAAGTGGTGCCGGTTTCTAATTTTAGTAAGAATCACCAAGGACTGCTCACTTTTGGGGCTGATTTAGTTCAGCTATTGCGCCGGTTTCAACCTGATATTATTCAGGTGGAACAGGGTTCTCGTTCCCTGGCTTATGCTCAGTTAATTACGCTCAACCGGCTGCTGGGATTGAATGCAAAAAACTTGTTTTTTACTTGGTGGAATTTGCCATACCATTTAAAATGGCCGATTTCTCAATTAGAGGCTTATAATTTGCGCCACACTCACGGTTTAATTGCCGGCAATCAGGATGGCGCTGAAATTTTGCGCGGGCGTGGCTATCAAGGCGCGGTTCAAGTGATGCCGCAATTGGGTGTAGATGAAACCTTATTTCAACATCAACCTCAGACAGAATTACGCCATAACTTAAATATTCAGCCAAATGATTTTGTCGTGGGATTTGTAGGCAGATTTGTGGAAGAGAAAGGTTTACTGACTCTCGCTAAAGCTTTAACAGACTTGCAAAATTTCCCTTGGAAATGGTTATTGGTAGGGCGGGGAGAATTACAGCAAACTTTAATGGAATGGGCGACAGAAAATAACCTGCAAAATCGACTAATTTGGGTTGAAACCGTTCCTCATGACCAAGTTTACCAATATATTAACCTAATGAATGTCTTGGTTTTGTCCTCCGAAACCACTAACAAATTTAAAACTTTAACGGCTGCCGGTTGGAAAGAACAATTCGGTCATGTGCTGATCGAAGCAATGGCTTGTCAAGTGCCAGTTATCGGTTCCAATTCTGGGGAAATTCCTCATGTTATTGGAGAAGCCGGTTTAGTCTTTCCAGAAGGAAATGCAGAAGCACTAAAAAATTGCTTAAGTCAGATAATAAATCAGCCAGAATTAGCTAAAAGCTTATCACAAAAGGGTTGTAAACGAGTTAAGAAAAACTATACTAATAAAGCCCTCGCTCAGCAATTACTTGAATTTTATAAAGAGCTTATTTGA
- a CDS encoding retropepsin-like aspartic protease, with translation MKLSWTTALAIALAPICGGIALTPLPNLAQNSLTSQRQPAASAQSGKTSPLIRVPFKGEKFDSSAQKVGTIPPKLAQQPSPTPSPAPSPTPSTAGEEILQEVVECVKTAVPSGQIPSLEQIQAASSQCVFKVVMLAPDGSIRPDANERMIALVKTTGITLPKPSSQGQASVTLKPVAEQQLFSLSVSVGGQPKTFLLDTGASNSIVDSQIAQQLGLPATPIPQEMLAYMVVGDNCSDINASLHEMPVMAVDKASVQGITGMGLPKTAIPGDVSGVLGLDFLSGFDMVVNPKSFQLQLLPPSGATAGVIPLKGKMGVMTAEVEINGQGPFTFLLDTGADVSVVSDRLAGKLSLDLANAKDIEVQGFCGTEAGKQTTLPQFSLREHQVSNLDAVILKSEVLDLLGVEGIIGQNFLSRYQQHWRFSERNELGFPNEGSLVLTPL, from the coding sequence ATGAAACTATCTTGGACTACTGCCTTAGCGATCGCCCTCGCCCCAATCTGCGGGGGAATTGCCTTAACGCCTTTGCCCAACCTAGCCCAGAACTCGCTCACCAGTCAGCGGCAGCCAGCCGCTTCAGCACAGTCGGGAAAAACTTCACCTTTGATAAGGGTGCCCTTTAAAGGTGAAAAATTCGATTCATCTGCTCAAAAAGTCGGGACAATTCCCCCCAAACTGGCACAGCAACCCAGCCCAACTCCCAGCCCAGCCCCTAGCCCAACCCCCAGCACTGCCGGCGAGGAAATTTTGCAAGAAGTGGTTGAGTGTGTTAAAACTGCTGTCCCTAGCGGACAAATACCTTCCCTAGAGCAAATTCAAGCAGCTTCTTCGCAATGTGTCTTTAAAGTGGTGATGTTAGCACCAGACGGCAGCATTCGTCCTGACGCGAATGAACGCATGATTGCTTTGGTTAAAACCACCGGCATTACACTGCCGAAACCGTCAAGTCAGGGACAAGCTTCTGTGACGCTGAAGCCGGTTGCTGAACAACAACTGTTTAGCCTCTCGGTGAGTGTCGGCGGGCAGCCTAAAACTTTTTTGCTAGATACGGGCGCATCGAATTCGATTGTGGACAGTCAGATTGCCCAGCAACTCGGTTTGCCAGCAACTCCCATTCCCCAGGAAATGCTGGCTTATATGGTTGTCGGTGACAATTGTTCTGATATTAATGCGTCTTTGCATGAGATGCCGGTGATGGCGGTTGACAAGGCGAGTGTGCAAGGGATCACCGGCATGGGACTGCCTAAAACAGCAATTCCTGGCGACGTTTCTGGGGTTCTGGGGCTTGATTTTCTCAGTGGCTTTGATATGGTGGTGAATCCTAAAAGCTTTCAACTGCAGCTTTTGCCGCCTTCTGGTGCGACTGCCGGTGTGATTCCCCTGAAAGGAAAAATGGGGGTGATGACGGCTGAAGTTGAAATCAATGGTCAAGGGCCATTTACTTTTCTGCTAGATACCGGCGCTGATGTGAGTGTGGTTTCCGATCGTTTGGCTGGTAAACTTTCCTTGGATTTGGCTAATGCTAAAGACATTGAGGTACAGGGCTTTTGTGGGACAGAAGCCGGTAAACAAACAACCTTGCCTCAATTCAGTTTACGAGAACACCAAGTTTCAAATCTTGATGCTGTGATTCTTAAGAGTGAGGTTTTGGATTTGCTGGGTGTTGAGGGGATTATTGGCCAGAACTTTTTGAGCCGGTATCAGCAACACTGGCGGTTTAGTGAGCGCAATGAATTAGGGTTTCCGAATGAGGGTAGTTTGGTTTTAACGCCTTTATAA
- a CDS encoding diguanylate cyclase domain-containing protein translates to MTNEILKVEEKFGVLDRVPVGVCVLREDFVVLFWNNCLEDWTQIPKNEILGTNIHDHFPHLHHPKYTTRLKLVFAGSPPAIFSAHIHKYLIPAPMLDGQCRIQESTVTAVPALLGKGFYGLIVIQDVTDLTHRIKDYRAMRDQAVDEVKERQRVEQELRSSQHFIQKMADAIPYLMYIYDLVEQQNVYANHQITGILGYTPEEVQEMGQALFFNLMHPEDLTRLPAHQGKLIMMQDGEVMELEYRMKHRSGEWRWLRGRELVFSRTDEGVPKQILGTAQDITEYKWAEEVVRQQNERERLIRVIAQHIRQSLNLQEILNTTVREVRQFLQTDRVVFFRWQSPDKGVVIVESVGSNWTPLLGKEIYDPCFAQTYTQLYQQGRIRAIENIYTADLSQCYIDLLKPFEVIADLTVPILQGVKSQEEWEKGLSEQCNYKSIQEREEVDLLPHHRITSAPELWGLIIAHHCSGSRQWQPLEIDLLKQLATQVAIAIQQAELYEQLQAANEELQRLATSDGLTQLANRRRFDEYLEFEWRQLARKQEPLSLILCDVDFFKSYNDTYGHQAGDDCLRLVAAAIRDAGQRTADLVARYGGEEFALVLPHTDVTGAACVAKEVRSKLNNLRIPHSGSQVSQYVTVSMGVASTIPQHDRTPAMLIAIADKALYQAKAEGRDRMWVAQA, encoded by the coding sequence ATGACAAACGAAATTCTCAAAGTGGAAGAAAAATTTGGCGTTCTTGATCGCGTGCCGGTGGGGGTATGCGTGCTGCGAGAAGATTTTGTTGTTCTGTTTTGGAACAACTGCTTGGAAGATTGGACACAAATTCCTAAAAATGAAATTTTAGGAACCAACATCCATGATCATTTTCCTCACTTGCATCACCCCAAATACACCACTCGCCTCAAGCTCGTATTTGCCGGCAGTCCCCCAGCTATCTTTTCTGCCCATATCCATAAGTATTTGATTCCCGCCCCCATGCTAGACGGTCAGTGTCGCATTCAAGAATCAACAGTCACTGCTGTGCCGGCTCTCCTGGGAAAAGGGTTTTACGGACTGATCGTTATTCAGGATGTCACGGATCTGACCCACAGAATAAAAGATTATAGAGCCATGCGGGATCAGGCTGTAGATGAAGTCAAGGAACGTCAGCGAGTAGAACAGGAACTACGATCTAGCCAGCATTTTATTCAAAAAATGGCAGATGCAATTCCTTATTTAATGTACATTTATGACCTAGTTGAACAGCAGAATGTTTATGCAAATCATCAAATTACTGGAATACTAGGCTATACACCTGAAGAAGTTCAAGAAATGGGACAGGCGTTATTTTTCAACTTAATGCATCCTGAGGATTTAACTCGACTGCCGGCACACCAGGGAAAACTCATCATGATGCAGGATGGTGAGGTCATGGAGTTAGAATATCGCATGAAGCATCGCTCTGGGGAATGGCGCTGGCTTCGCGGTCGGGAGTTAGTGTTTAGCCGAACAGATGAGGGTGTGCCTAAACAGATTCTTGGAACCGCTCAAGATATCACAGAATACAAGTGGGCGGAGGAGGTAGTACGCCAGCAAAATGAACGGGAGCGTCTGATCAGAGTGATCGCTCAGCACATTCGCCAGTCTCTTAATCTTCAGGAAATTCTGAATACCACAGTGAGAGAAGTTCGGCAGTTTCTTCAGACTGATCGGGTGGTCTTTTTCCGCTGGCAATCACCTGATAAGGGAGTGGTAATCGTCGAATCGGTCGGATCTAATTGGACGCCGCTATTGGGAAAAGAAATTTATGATCCCTGTTTTGCACAAACTTATACCCAACTTTATCAACAAGGTCGCATCCGAGCGATTGAAAATATTTACACGGCTGATTTATCTCAATGTTATATCGATCTATTGAAGCCGTTTGAGGTGATAGCCGATTTAACGGTTCCAATTTTACAAGGAGTTAAGAGTCAAGAAGAATGGGAAAAAGGTTTAAGCGAACAGTGCAACTACAAAAGCATTCAAGAGCGAGAAGAGGTTGATTTATTACCTCATCATCGCATCACTTCAGCACCTGAATTATGGGGTTTGATAATCGCTCATCACTGTAGCGGTTCTCGGCAGTGGCAGCCTTTAGAAATTGATTTACTTAAGCAATTAGCGACTCAAGTTGCGATTGCTATTCAACAAGCAGAACTTTATGAACAATTGCAAGCTGCGAATGAAGAGTTGCAACGCTTAGCAACTTCAGATGGGTTGACTCAGCTTGCTAACCGCCGCCGGTTTGATGAATATTTAGAGTTTGAATGGCGGCAACTGGCACGCAAGCAAGAGCCACTCTCTTTAATTTTGTGTGATGTGGATTTTTTCAAGAGCTATAATGACACTTACGGTCATCAAGCCGGTGATGATTGTTTGCGGTTGGTGGCGGCAGCTATTCGTGATGCCGGCCAGCGGACTGCTGATTTAGTTGCTCGCTATGGAGGAGAAGAATTTGCTTTAGTTTTACCCCACACAGATGTTACAGGCGCGGCTTGTGTGGCAAAGGAAGTTCGCTCGAAATTGAATAATTTGCGAATCCCTCATAGTGGTTCTCAAGTGAGTCAGTATGTCACCGTAAGTATGGGTGTAGCTAGCACGATTCCCCAACATGATCGCACGCCGGCAATGCTGATCGCCATAGCTGATAAAGCGCTCTATCAAGCGAAAGCAGAAGGGCGGGATCGGATGTGGGTTGCTCAAGCTTAA